From a region of the Daphnia magna isolate NIES linkage group LG1, ASM2063170v1.1, whole genome shotgun sequence genome:
- the LOC116928358 gene encoding protein turtle isoform X3: MARVRRRMAFGFTRCCHDFMPACCSCRQFSEKIKEPSDAGEAEDGRSIFLSSDASNSYQCKIKSGGLWRHRFVSSILPQTTNDGYQQSLGKPTLRPTISQRSHLMSNISSHHTAVFIVVVLLHSLFTSGLSNPQDAEHLTAMVGDSIIFNCHIEFPEAHPVPYVIQWEKKGVEIPIFIWYENYLHTGEGYEGRVSRVAQQGSLESSSHYGLASLNLTRIRESDQGWYSCLVNFLNRSPRQDKNGTLFHLNVHAPPRFTMTPDDVVYVSLGDPIILSCLAEGTPVPEILWYRDNELVQTSPSLAVANDGTELRISSIRQEDIGDYTCAAKNGQGSVRHSTKLVVAGGAVIIVPPLNVTRLEGDKLEMPCEARGLPGNFSVTWFRENHAVRSIPWLESRTLLKRDGTLVISPVHSDDRGLYSCEVTNGIGDPQRASAYIEVEYPARVTFTPTVQYLPLRLSGVIRCHVEAHPPFQFITWTKDKRIFDPFEMPNVGVLKNGSLLFEKVTQENQGRYTCTPYNVHGTAGSSAVMEVLVREPPTFVTRPKSVYQHKIDDDVQMACEAQGTPSPRVTWRRMDGRPLPRDRTREELGVLTLSKLRRTDFGYYECHVSNEVATLVATAHLVIEGTTPHAPYNITTVSSEFSVSLEWLPGYSGGSDYSQNYVIWYRQEGATQWIPVDVDPPANTKTVIHNLQPGTSYEFQVIGKNILGDGMFSNIVKERTKELRKYNVIVYPTDARGSTYIPALFRPTGPPPIAPENVTLTETSDGVVLSWSYPRRGNIAIAYFTVDYCYDEQWRRLSKTELKPTETYFQVKNLSPGKTYVFRINSHTLTSQASSEKVTYIIQRKIKDKAITAGIVGGILFFIVAIILAVCTVKCVNKRNKRRRREQENAYSMVACQMSADTRNGCQSGSAKSVPSRKGWIGRLPSITRLSHVKRGAASIRHILHICPVKLREQEQEGRRASTATWSGTANLQSGSETTSREAADWLEYGAAELQTRNARRRLQARYNVQAEFLQPAGWISRTPEGKFVVENEGSQPTRPIYGYGSSVTSPVVESGVYRIGGDRLIWPRPKPILRRELSPVPPYGRPLPSMMSQPVAYSAAMLRDPTVISPQFGRHTIPLQPSPAAHMLPTSRHGAIRSSSPGPGLLLSPSLANFSDMSSVHQPSSADRSLHTTRSSRFSSFQKQPTPDLPPRQKRKINQFFPDAAVLSSSGSPSQYTRELPSLLPIHQQLVAHQSPRETSPPLEQMRTVRAEVHSTETPRSASKQRVQNEFGLLLNTAGRHFHAPPPFRPPPPPAYHQLPYTISYPPSLQRPLATSSPPRSRLFPVGSAPFPPGHYSRRSDDPLGSPRRRSPLTIAVRLSPSRTQQRLSERSRNQIVEYSPQSQSSSSGFDSKNTSQQNQSSQSGSGQSQLVPTDSSTALWGMSPHSQVTSGESTYVNWPVKGLATASFSLLDASVDNHYEFDTTQSPNETGQQDSTLHSATFISPPTGKSVDVPADSSGPGPGRHRKAGPISARSENIEARVQAMKEEFQEYRKRRARGLLESAC, translated from the exons ATGGCTCGGGTCCGAAGGCGCATGGCTTTCGGCTTCACCCGATGTTGCCACGATTTCATGCCCGCGTGCTGTTCTTGCCGTCAATTCA GTGAAAAAATCAAGGAACCATCGGATGCTGGTGAAGCCGAAGATGGCAGGTCAATTTTCCTCTCTTCCGATGCTTCCAATAGCTACCAGTGCAAAATTAAGTCTGGCGGGCTGTGGCGGCATCGATTTGTCTCGTCTATTTTACCACAAACCACCAACGATGGCTACCAGCAATCGCTAGGGAAGCCTACACTACGACCCACGATCTCTCAACGCTCCCACCTTATGTCCAACATCTCATCCCACCACACTGCTGTATTCATCGTCGTCGTTCTTCTCCACTCGCTATTCACCTCAG GATTAAGTAACCCACAGGACGCTGAACATTTGACGGCGATGGTAGGCGACTCGATCATCTTCAACTGCCACATCGAGTTTCCAGAGGCCCATCCCGTTCCTTATGTCATTCAGTGGGAGAAAAAG GGGGTGGAGATACCTATCTTCATTTGGTACGAAAATTATCTGCATACGGGCGAAGGTTACGAAGGTCGTGTGTCTCGGGTGGCTCAACAAGGTTCACTTGAAAGCTCCTCCCATTACGGCCTAGCTTCGCTCAACCTGACACGGATTCGTGAATCTGATCAAGGCTGGTACTCGTGTTTGGTCAACTTTCTCAACCGTTCGCCTCGCCAGGACAAGAATGGCACTCTCTTCCATCTCAACGTTCACG CACCGCCAAGATTTACTATGACGCCCGACGACGTTGTGTACGTCAGTCTTGGCGATCCCATCATTTTGAGCTGTCTGGCTGAAGGAACACCTGTTCCCGAGATTCTTTGGTATCGAGATAACGAGCTAGTGCAAACCTCGCCCTCTCTAGCTGTGGCTAACGATGGCACCGAGCTGCGGATTTCAAGTATACGGCAGGAAGACATCGGCGACTACACGTGTGCAGCCAAGAATGGCCAAGGAAGTGTGCGCCATAGCACGAAACTCGTCGTGGCTG GAGGGGCAGTTATAATTGTTCCACCATTGAACGTTACAAGACTGGAGGGTGACAAGCTGGAAATGCCGTGTGAAGCTCGAGGCCTTCCTGGCAACTTTAGCGTTACGTGGTTTCGCGAAAACCATGCTGTGCGCTCGATTCCGTGGCTCGAGTCGCGTACTCTGCTTAAAAGAGACGGTACCCTGGTCATCAGCCCCGTTCATTCTGACGATCGGGGACTCTATTCGTGTGAAGTCACCAATGGGATTGGCGATCCGCAGAGAGCTTCGGCCTACATAGAAGTCGAAT ATCCAGCTCGCGTGACGTTTACCCCAACGGTTCAGTATCTTCCATTACGACTATCGGGCGTAATCCGGTGCCACGTCGAGGCTCATCCACCTTTCCAATTCATCACATGGACTAAGGACAAGCGTATATTCGATCCGTTTGAAATGCCAAACGTTGGAGTACTAAAAAACGGCTCGTTGCTTTTTGAAAAA GTGACACAAGAAAATCAAGGTCGTTACACGTGTACACCGTACAACGTGCATGGTACGGCAGGTTCGTCTGCTGTTATGGAAGTACTTGTCAGGGAGCCGCCAACATTCGTGACTAGACCCAAGTCGGTCTACCAGCATAAAATCGACGACGACGTGCAAATGGCCTGTGAGGCCCAAGGAACTCCCAGTCCACGCGTCACTTGGAGAAGA ATGGACGGGCGGCCTCTTCCCCGTGACCGCACCCGGGAGGAACTGGGCGTATTAACATTGAGCAAACTTCGTCGCACGGATTTCGGCTATTACGAATGTCATGTCTCAAACGAGGTGGCTACGTTGGTGGCCACTGCTCATCTCGTCATTGAAGGCACCACGCCCCATGCTCCTTACAATATTACCACAGTGTCCAGTGAATTTTCCGTCAGCCTTGAGTGGCTTCCAGGCTACAGTGGTGGATCCGATTACTCTCAAAACTATGTCATTTG GTATCGACAAGAAGGTGCTACCCAGTGGATTCCTGTAGACGTTGATCCACCAGCCAACACGAAAACGGTCATTCACAATCTACAACCAGGAACGTCTTACGAGTTCCAGGTCATTGGCAAGAACATCTTAGGGGACGGTATGTTCAGCAATATCGTCAAGGAACGCACTAAAG AACTGCGGAAGTACAATGTGATCGTTTACCCAACGGATGCTCGTGGGTCTACATACATTCCTGCTTTGTTTCGCCCAACAG GCCCACCCCCCATAGCACCAGAGAACGTAACACTGACAGAAACGTCCGATGGAGTGGTACTTTCATGGAGCTATCCGCGCCGAGGAAATATAGCCATTGCGTATTTCACTGTGGATTACTGCTACGACGAACAATGGAGGCGGCTGAGCAAGACAGAGCTCAAACCCACAGAAACTTATTTTCAAG taaaaaatCTGAGTCCCGGGAAGACCTACGTGTTCCGGATTAACTCACATACGTTGACAAGCCAGGCCTCCAGTGAGAAAGTTACGTACATAATTCAGCGCAAAATCAAAGATAAAGCCATCACAGCTGGCATTGTCGGGGgaattcttttcttcattGTGGCTATCATCTTGGCCGTCTGCACCGTAAAATGTGTCAACAAGAGGAACAAGAGACGAAGACGTGAACAAGAAAATG CTTACAGCATGGTGGCCTGTCAAATGTCAGCAGATACTCGAAATGGCTGTCAGTCGGGCTCTGCCAAGTCGGTGCCTTCCAGAAA AGGATGGATTGGCCGACTGCCCTCTATAACGCGGCTGTCACATGTGAAGCGAGGAGCGGCCTCTATCCGCCATATTTTGCATATTTGTCCAGTGAAGTTGCGGGAGCAAGAGCAAGAAGGGAGAAGAGCGTCAACAGCAACGTGGTCAGGGACAGCCAACCTGCAATCTGGATCTGAAACGACTAGCAGGGAGGCTGCTGATTGGCTCGAGTACGGTGCGGCTGAATTGCAGACACGGAACGCCAGACGGCGTTTGCAGGCTAGATACAACGTCCAGGCTGAATTTCTCCAACCGGCTGGGTGGATTTCCCGAACACCGGAGGGCAAGTTCGTAGTCGAAAATGAAGGTAGTCAACCGACCCGTCCAATCTACGGCTACGGCTCATCAGTCACAAGTCCCGTGGTGGAAAGCGGTGTTTACCGGATTGGTGGCGACCGTCTTATTTGGCCACGGCCAAAGCCAATCTTGCGCAGGGAACTCAGCCCAGTACCACCCTATGGCCGGCCGCTACCTTCAATGATGTCGCAACCAGTTGCTTATTCGGCAGCAATGTTACGTGATCCTACCGTTATCTCTCCCCAGTTCGGACGCCATACTATCCCACTCCAGCCATCTCCTGCTGCGCATATGTTACCTACCAGCCGTCACGGAGCTATTCGATCAAGTTCGCCAGGTCCGGGACTGTTGCTGTCACCCTCATTGGCAAATTTTAGCGACATGAGTTCAGTTCATCAGCCCAGCTCGGCAGACCGGTCTTTACATACCACTCGTTCGTCACGCTTTTCCTCTTTTCAGAAACAACCTACACCAGATTTGCCTCCGCGCCAAAAACGCAAAATCAATCAGTTTTTCCCAGACGCTGCCGTTCTATCCTCTTCTGGATCACCAAGTCAGTACACACGCGAGCTTCCTTCGTTGCTTCCGATTCATCAGCAGCTGGTTGCCCACCAATCACCGCGGGAAACCTCACCTCCGCTAGAACAGATGCGTACTGTCCGCGCCGAAGTTCACTCGACTGAAACACCACGCAGTGCATCAAAGCAAAGGGTTCAAAACGAATTCGGCTTGCTCCTAAATACCGCTGGAAGACATTTTCACGCTCCGCCTCCTTTCCGACCGCCTCCACCACCTGCTTACCACCAGCTTCCTTACACAATTTCGTACCCACCGTCTTTGCAGCGCCCATTGGCTACGAGTTCACCGCCCCGAAGTCGTCTTTTCCCTGTCGGTTCTGCGCCCTTTCCTCCTGGCCATTACTCTCGACGTAGTGATGATCCGCTCGGTTCACCCAGGCGACGCTCACCTCTAACCATAGCAGTTCGTTTAAGTCCATCTCGGACGCAACAGAGATTGAGTGAGAGAAGTCGTAATCAAATTGTTGAGTACTCTCCACAAAGCCAATCAAGTTCAAGTGGATTCGACAGTAAAAACACGTCTCAACAAAATCAGAGTTCGCAATCTGGATCCGGACAGTCGCAACTGGTGCCCACTGACTCTTCTACGGCACTATGGGGGATGTCTCCACACAGCCAAGTGACTTCGGGTGAATCTACCTACGTCAACTGGCCAGTTAAAGGACTAGCAAcagcttctttctctttgcttGATGCAAGTGTCGACAATCACTACGAATTCGATACAACGCAAAGTCCAAACGAGACGGGACAGCAGGATTCGACACTTCATTCGGCCACTTTCATTTCACCTCCTACAGGCAAATCTGTTGATGTACCTGCAGACTCTTCCGGACCTGGACCAGGACGACATAGAAAAGCTGGACCAATATCGGCCCGATCAGAAAATATTGAAGCCAGAGTTCAGGCCATGAAGGAAGAATTTCAGGAATACCGAAAGCGAAGGGCTCGGGGTCTTCTCGAAAGTGCGTGTTAA
- the LOC116928358 gene encoding protein turtle isoform X2 — MARVRRRMAFGFTRCCHDFMPACCSCRQFSEKIKEPSDAGEAEDGRSIFLSSDASNSYQCKIKSGGLWRHRFVSSILPQTTNDGYQQSLGKPTLRPTISQRSHLMSNISSHHTAVFIVVVLLHSLFTSGLSNPQDAEHLTAMVGDSIIFNCHIEFPEAHPVPYVIQWEKKGVEIPIFIWYENYLHTGEGYEGRVSRVAQQGSLESSSHYGLASLNLTRIRESDQGWYSCLVNFLNRSPRQDKNGTLFHLNVHAPPRFTMTPDDVVYVSLGDPIILSCLAEGTPVPEILWYRDNELVQTSPSLAVANDGTELRISSIRQEDIGDYTCAAKNGQGSVRHSTKLVVAGGAVIIVPPLNVTRLEGDKLEMPCEARGLPGNFSVTWFRENHAVRSIPWLESRTLLKRDGTLVISPVHSDDRGLYSCEVTNGIGDPQRASAYIEVEYPARVTFTPTVQYLPLRLSGVIRCHVEAHPPFQFITWTKDKRIFDPFEMPNVGVLKNGSLLFEKVTQENQGRYTCTPYNVHGTAGSSAVMEVLVREPPTFVTRPKSVYQHKIDDDVQMACEAQGTPSPRVTWRRMDGRPLPRDRTREELGVLTLSKLRRTDFGYYECHVSNEVATLVATAHLVIEGTTPHAPYNITTVSSEFSVSLEWLPGYSGGSDYSQNYVIWYRQEGATQWIPVDVDPPANTKTVIHNLQPGTSYEFQVIGKNILGDGMFSNIVKERTKGQRPPDPPPPGPSRATTSPAPSNSGDSDGPPPIAPENVTLTETSDGVVLSWSYPRRGNIAIAYFTVDYCYDEQWRRLSKTELKPTETYFQVKNLSPGKTYVFRINSHTLTSQASSEKVTYIIQRKIKDKAITAGIVGGILFFIVAIILAVCTVKCVNKRNKRRRREQENAYSMVACQMSADTRNGCQSGSAKSVPSRKGWIGRLPSITRLSHVKRGAASIRHILHICPVKLREQEQEGRRASTATWSGTANLQSGSETTSREAADWLEYGAAELQTRNARRRLQARYNVQAEFLQPAGWISRTPEGKFVVENEGSQPTRPIYGYGSSVTSPVVESGVYRIGGDRLIWPRPKPILRRELSPVPPYGRPLPSMMSQPVAYSAAMLRDPTVISPQFGRHTIPLQPSPAAHMLPTSRHGAIRSSSPGPGLLLSPSLANFSDMSSVHQPSSADRSLHTTRSSRFSSFQKQPTPDLPPRQKRKINQFFPDAAVLSSSGSPSQYTRELPSLLPIHQQLVAHQSPRETSPPLEQMRTVRAEVHSTETPRSASKQRVQNEFGLLLNTAGRHFHAPPPFRPPPPPAYHQLPYTISYPPSLQRPLATSSPPRSRLFPVGSAPFPPGHYSRRSDDPLGSPRRRSPLTIAVRLSPSRTQQRLSERSRNQIVEYSPQSQSSSSGFDSKNTSQQNQSSQSGSGQSQLVPTDSSTALWGMSPHSQVTSGESTYVNWPVKGLATASFSLLDASVDNHYEFDTTQSPNETGQQDSTLHSATFISPPTGKSVDVPADSSGPGPGRHRKAGPISARSENIEARVQAMKEEFQEYRKRRARGLLESAC, encoded by the exons ATGGCTCGGGTCCGAAGGCGCATGGCTTTCGGCTTCACCCGATGTTGCCACGATTTCATGCCCGCGTGCTGTTCTTGCCGTCAATTCA GTGAAAAAATCAAGGAACCATCGGATGCTGGTGAAGCCGAAGATGGCAGGTCAATTTTCCTCTCTTCCGATGCTTCCAATAGCTACCAGTGCAAAATTAAGTCTGGCGGGCTGTGGCGGCATCGATTTGTCTCGTCTATTTTACCACAAACCACCAACGATGGCTACCAGCAATCGCTAGGGAAGCCTACACTACGACCCACGATCTCTCAACGCTCCCACCTTATGTCCAACATCTCATCCCACCACACTGCTGTATTCATCGTCGTCGTTCTTCTCCACTCGCTATTCACCTCAG GATTAAGTAACCCACAGGACGCTGAACATTTGACGGCGATGGTAGGCGACTCGATCATCTTCAACTGCCACATCGAGTTTCCAGAGGCCCATCCCGTTCCTTATGTCATTCAGTGGGAGAAAAAG GGGGTGGAGATACCTATCTTCATTTGGTACGAAAATTATCTGCATACGGGCGAAGGTTACGAAGGTCGTGTGTCTCGGGTGGCTCAACAAGGTTCACTTGAAAGCTCCTCCCATTACGGCCTAGCTTCGCTCAACCTGACACGGATTCGTGAATCTGATCAAGGCTGGTACTCGTGTTTGGTCAACTTTCTCAACCGTTCGCCTCGCCAGGACAAGAATGGCACTCTCTTCCATCTCAACGTTCACG CACCGCCAAGATTTACTATGACGCCCGACGACGTTGTGTACGTCAGTCTTGGCGATCCCATCATTTTGAGCTGTCTGGCTGAAGGAACACCTGTTCCCGAGATTCTTTGGTATCGAGATAACGAGCTAGTGCAAACCTCGCCCTCTCTAGCTGTGGCTAACGATGGCACCGAGCTGCGGATTTCAAGTATACGGCAGGAAGACATCGGCGACTACACGTGTGCAGCCAAGAATGGCCAAGGAAGTGTGCGCCATAGCACGAAACTCGTCGTGGCTG GAGGGGCAGTTATAATTGTTCCACCATTGAACGTTACAAGACTGGAGGGTGACAAGCTGGAAATGCCGTGTGAAGCTCGAGGCCTTCCTGGCAACTTTAGCGTTACGTGGTTTCGCGAAAACCATGCTGTGCGCTCGATTCCGTGGCTCGAGTCGCGTACTCTGCTTAAAAGAGACGGTACCCTGGTCATCAGCCCCGTTCATTCTGACGATCGGGGACTCTATTCGTGTGAAGTCACCAATGGGATTGGCGATCCGCAGAGAGCTTCGGCCTACATAGAAGTCGAAT ATCCAGCTCGCGTGACGTTTACCCCAACGGTTCAGTATCTTCCATTACGACTATCGGGCGTAATCCGGTGCCACGTCGAGGCTCATCCACCTTTCCAATTCATCACATGGACTAAGGACAAGCGTATATTCGATCCGTTTGAAATGCCAAACGTTGGAGTACTAAAAAACGGCTCGTTGCTTTTTGAAAAA GTGACACAAGAAAATCAAGGTCGTTACACGTGTACACCGTACAACGTGCATGGTACGGCAGGTTCGTCTGCTGTTATGGAAGTACTTGTCAGGGAGCCGCCAACATTCGTGACTAGACCCAAGTCGGTCTACCAGCATAAAATCGACGACGACGTGCAAATGGCCTGTGAGGCCCAAGGAACTCCCAGTCCACGCGTCACTTGGAGAAGA ATGGACGGGCGGCCTCTTCCCCGTGACCGCACCCGGGAGGAACTGGGCGTATTAACATTGAGCAAACTTCGTCGCACGGATTTCGGCTATTACGAATGTCATGTCTCAAACGAGGTGGCTACGTTGGTGGCCACTGCTCATCTCGTCATTGAAGGCACCACGCCCCATGCTCCTTACAATATTACCACAGTGTCCAGTGAATTTTCCGTCAGCCTTGAGTGGCTTCCAGGCTACAGTGGTGGATCCGATTACTCTCAAAACTATGTCATTTG GTATCGACAAGAAGGTGCTACCCAGTGGATTCCTGTAGACGTTGATCCACCAGCCAACACGAAAACGGTCATTCACAATCTACAACCAGGAACGTCTTACGAGTTCCAGGTCATTGGCAAGAACATCTTAGGGGACGGTATGTTCAGCAATATCGTCAAGGAACGCACTAAAG GGCAAAGGCCTCCTGATCCACCACCTCCGGGTCCTAGTCGAGCGACCACTTCACCGGCCCCATCGAATAGCGGAGATTCTGACG GCCCACCCCCCATAGCACCAGAGAACGTAACACTGACAGAAACGTCCGATGGAGTGGTACTTTCATGGAGCTATCCGCGCCGAGGAAATATAGCCATTGCGTATTTCACTGTGGATTACTGCTACGACGAACAATGGAGGCGGCTGAGCAAGACAGAGCTCAAACCCACAGAAACTTATTTTCAAG taaaaaatCTGAGTCCCGGGAAGACCTACGTGTTCCGGATTAACTCACATACGTTGACAAGCCAGGCCTCCAGTGAGAAAGTTACGTACATAATTCAGCGCAAAATCAAAGATAAAGCCATCACAGCTGGCATTGTCGGGGgaattcttttcttcattGTGGCTATCATCTTGGCCGTCTGCACCGTAAAATGTGTCAACAAGAGGAACAAGAGACGAAGACGTGAACAAGAAAATG CTTACAGCATGGTGGCCTGTCAAATGTCAGCAGATACTCGAAATGGCTGTCAGTCGGGCTCTGCCAAGTCGGTGCCTTCCAGAAA AGGATGGATTGGCCGACTGCCCTCTATAACGCGGCTGTCACATGTGAAGCGAGGAGCGGCCTCTATCCGCCATATTTTGCATATTTGTCCAGTGAAGTTGCGGGAGCAAGAGCAAGAAGGGAGAAGAGCGTCAACAGCAACGTGGTCAGGGACAGCCAACCTGCAATCTGGATCTGAAACGACTAGCAGGGAGGCTGCTGATTGGCTCGAGTACGGTGCGGCTGAATTGCAGACACGGAACGCCAGACGGCGTTTGCAGGCTAGATACAACGTCCAGGCTGAATTTCTCCAACCGGCTGGGTGGATTTCCCGAACACCGGAGGGCAAGTTCGTAGTCGAAAATGAAGGTAGTCAACCGACCCGTCCAATCTACGGCTACGGCTCATCAGTCACAAGTCCCGTGGTGGAAAGCGGTGTTTACCGGATTGGTGGCGACCGTCTTATTTGGCCACGGCCAAAGCCAATCTTGCGCAGGGAACTCAGCCCAGTACCACCCTATGGCCGGCCGCTACCTTCAATGATGTCGCAACCAGTTGCTTATTCGGCAGCAATGTTACGTGATCCTACCGTTATCTCTCCCCAGTTCGGACGCCATACTATCCCACTCCAGCCATCTCCTGCTGCGCATATGTTACCTACCAGCCGTCACGGAGCTATTCGATCAAGTTCGCCAGGTCCGGGACTGTTGCTGTCACCCTCATTGGCAAATTTTAGCGACATGAGTTCAGTTCATCAGCCCAGCTCGGCAGACCGGTCTTTACATACCACTCGTTCGTCACGCTTTTCCTCTTTTCAGAAACAACCTACACCAGATTTGCCTCCGCGCCAAAAACGCAAAATCAATCAGTTTTTCCCAGACGCTGCCGTTCTATCCTCTTCTGGATCACCAAGTCAGTACACACGCGAGCTTCCTTCGTTGCTTCCGATTCATCAGCAGCTGGTTGCCCACCAATCACCGCGGGAAACCTCACCTCCGCTAGAACAGATGCGTACTGTCCGCGCCGAAGTTCACTCGACTGAAACACCACGCAGTGCATCAAAGCAAAGGGTTCAAAACGAATTCGGCTTGCTCCTAAATACCGCTGGAAGACATTTTCACGCTCCGCCTCCTTTCCGACCGCCTCCACCACCTGCTTACCACCAGCTTCCTTACACAATTTCGTACCCACCGTCTTTGCAGCGCCCATTGGCTACGAGTTCACCGCCCCGAAGTCGTCTTTTCCCTGTCGGTTCTGCGCCCTTTCCTCCTGGCCATTACTCTCGACGTAGTGATGATCCGCTCGGTTCACCCAGGCGACGCTCACCTCTAACCATAGCAGTTCGTTTAAGTCCATCTCGGACGCAACAGAGATTGAGTGAGAGAAGTCGTAATCAAATTGTTGAGTACTCTCCACAAAGCCAATCAAGTTCAAGTGGATTCGACAGTAAAAACACGTCTCAACAAAATCAGAGTTCGCAATCTGGATCCGGACAGTCGCAACTGGTGCCCACTGACTCTTCTACGGCACTATGGGGGATGTCTCCACACAGCCAAGTGACTTCGGGTGAATCTACCTACGTCAACTGGCCAGTTAAAGGACTAGCAAcagcttctttctctttgcttGATGCAAGTGTCGACAATCACTACGAATTCGATACAACGCAAAGTCCAAACGAGACGGGACAGCAGGATTCGACACTTCATTCGGCCACTTTCATTTCACCTCCTACAGGCAAATCTGTTGATGTACCTGCAGACTCTTCCGGACCTGGACCAGGACGACATAGAAAAGCTGGACCAATATCGGCCCGATCAGAAAATATTGAAGCCAGAGTTCAGGCCATGAAGGAAGAATTTCAGGAATACCGAAAGCGAAGGGCTCGGGGTCTTCTCGAAAGTGCGTGTTAA